In a genomic window of Melitaea cinxia chromosome 25, ilMelCinx1.1, whole genome shotgun sequence:
- the LOC123666038 gene encoding zinc finger protein 761-like: MEEPILLSLKDICCTCLSIDRKLKKLCEIEDGINNLFFLLSCDSEAYELLCYREATDLYICWECTALLNRLSTFQQQACTAQKQLQNMVNNKEYKYNLHKGLSVLSQFHQNTNNYEYLLIRQDENQSDDEYANESIKNDSDAEFLSIPEIANSSNDIEEKVKESDIKIDQSIIVDESDANVDESDITIDESDIKDDEPDMEIDESDPKIDEYDPKTDESNSQLEITCEEGTQNNLLRENVKTKKIAIKKLILQETINYSTVKMTASEMRDSLKRRRAEQSFVDAMYKCDSCVEVYKDLKSKQTHINRAHKKLPNHEKCNICNTYVRDKWYEEHRSDHYLKFQCHYCDHVSYNVLIILKHLRIGHAVKYMPEELRRLRRLSYLKNPGLKPWSADVTPDKRTTVGYVCSVCSEFFESKKKRNTHIEKVHKNLNHKCSTCGKTFAGIQNLRKHEKLHSGTLLRQPCPVCGKVVRYDTMKTHLLTHGERPAIKCYECDKTFASQSSYYHHMKLTKTHAGNNALKIKCPLCDRGFRTKADCRDHVNYRHRGKSNHKCDICNKIMSTGRLLRRHMRETHYGQKKVKPRKIYLCQTCGKVCRDVTALREHESLHTGEKLLTCKLCGNNFRTSKALSRHKRVVHKVVNRLLLLKYTESDIDDVEQ; this comes from the exons ATGGAAGAGCCCATTTTACTAAGCTTAAAAGATATTTGTTGTACATGTTTAAGCATCGATAGGAAGCTTAAAAAACTATGCGAAATTGAGGATggaattaacaatttatttttcttactttcATGTGATTCGGAGGCTTATGAG ttaTTATGCTACAGAGAAGCGACAGATCTCTATATATGCTGGGAGTGTACAGCGCTGTTGAACAGATTGTCAACGTTTCAACAACAAGCGTGCACTGCTCAGAAACAGTTGCAAAACATGGTCAATAACAAGGAA tataaatataatctacACAAGGGATTATCAGTTTTATCACAATTCCATCAAAATACAAACAACTATGAATACCTTTTAATAAGACAAGATGAGAACCAATCAGACGACGAATATGCAAATGaatcaattaaaaatgataGCGACGCAGAGTTCTTATCAATTCCAGAAATCGCCAACTCGAGCAACGATATCGAGGAAAAAGTAAAAGAATCCGACATAAAAATAGACCAATCGATAATTGTCGATGAATCGGATGCAAATGTCGATGAATCGGATATAACGATAGATGAATCGGACATAAAAGATGATGAACCAGACATGGAAATTGATGAATCAGATCCAAAAATAGATGAATACGATCCAAAAACAGATGAATCCAATTCACAACTTGAGATAACATGCGAAGAAGgtacacaaaataatttattacgggAAAATGTTAAAACGAAAAAGATTGcgataaagaaattaattttgcaAGAAACTATAAACTATTCGACAGTTAAAATGACAGCATCAGAGATGAGAGATAGTTTGAAGCGAAGAAGAGCAGAACAGAGCTTTGTAGATGCAATGTACAAATGTGACTCATGTGTGGAAGTATATAAGGATcttaaaagtaaacaaacacATATCAATAGAGCACATAAAAAG CTACCAAATCacgaaaaatgtaatatatgcaATACATACGTCAGAGATAAGTGGTACGAAGAACACAGGAGCGATCATTACTTGAAGTTTCAGTGCCATTACTGCGACCACGTCTCATACAACGTTCTAATTATATTGAAGCATTTGAGAATTGGCCACGCCGTGAAATATATGCCTGAGGAACTTAGACGG TTGAGGAGATTGTCATACTTAAAGAATCCAGGCCTAAAGCCGTGGTCAGCAGATGTTACGCCAGACAAGAGGACAACTGTGGGCTATGTGTGCTCCGTGTGTAGTGAATTCTTTGA atcaaagaaaaaaagaaacacaCATATAGAAAAAGTGCACAAAAACCTGAATCACAAATGCTCGACCTGCGGTAAAACCTTTGCCGGTATACAGAATTTGAGGAAGCACGAGAA ACTACACTCGGGCACGCTGCTGCGCCAGCCGTGCCCCGTGTGCGGCAAGGTGGTCCGCTACGACACCATGAAGACCCACCTGCTGACGCACGGCGAGAGGCCGGCCATCAAGTGCTACGAGTGCGACAAGACATTCGCGTCGCAGTCCTCGTATTACCATCATATGAAACTTACGAAGACACACGCTGGGAACAATGCGCTTAA AATAAAATGTCCGTTGTGCGACCGCGGCTTCAGAACGAAGGCGGACTGTCGCGACCACGTCAACTACAGGCACCGCGGGAAGTCCAATCACAAGTGCGACATTTGTAATAAA aTAATGTCAACAGGCAGGCTGCTAAGACGTCACATGAGAGAGACGCACTACGGCCAGAAGAAAGTCAAACCTAGAAAGATATACCTCTGTCAGACATGTGGGAAAGTTTGTCGG gATGTAACAGCATTAAGGGAGCACGAGTCCCTTCATACCGGGGAGAAACTACTTACCTGTAAATTATGTGGCAATAACTTTAGGACTAGTAAGGCTCTTAGTAGACATAAGAGGGTAGTCCACAAAGTTGTTAATAGATTACTACTGTTAAAATACACAGAATCAGACATTGACGATgtggaacaataa
- the LOC123666039 gene encoding zinc finger protein 91-like, with the protein MDDNPESVLRSICCTCLSVDRRLTQLSRIDDGVNNLFFLLSYDSEAYKTMFQMEATHLFICWECKALMGRLCRFRNQACIAQKQLSDITDGRLDVKKHNTLSKLSNYHQNSYNQIYEFVSNDDIHYNFIDCVPEIDDIKTEFDTNDETLDLPILDSIEHFTENINITDTRIDEEHQPKIEIKPLLKNNKKVKKETSKKERLIKKRNKSPSKEVDSSEEDVNYSTIEMSEQEMIENRESMKILDSYVNGTHKCESCIESFIDSNELEKHKLELHVQVSNKPRYIQCDKCQVYIKYWWLTEHRKDHYTKYKCNFCDHVTSSVLDVLKHLKVEHGTNNVRSRVWQKVKRRAVQTNPALKSRRTKKPEIKTPFGYLCSECDKYFEVHAPAARQQCAQCGRLVRADRARLHARTHAPRPALACAACGARFVSRDSYEKHLRYSRAHAVRDVHKLVSRVNRAHAARFVSRDSYEKHLRYSRAHAVRDVHKLVSRVNRKHLRYSRAHAVRDVHKLVSRVNRAHAARFVSRDSYEKHLRYSRAHSAACGARFVSRDSYEKHLRYSRAHAVRDVHKLVSRVNRAHAARFVSRDSYEKHLRYSQRGVRRALRVARLLREAPALLARSRRARRAQVSVSCQQSARRALRVARLLREAPALLARSRRARRAQVSVSCQQSFRTLTELNDHINYKHMERTQHKCPICNKALATRRGVTRHVRRAHQGIKEKIGDKILCQTCGKAFRDKKCLQEHELIHTGEKPLSCDLCGRTFRQSACLYTHKRRVHKMAPKRQIIHTDDISVINIKPQ; encoded by the exons atggatgATAATCCAGAATCCGTTCTACGTAGTATTTGTTGTACATGTTTGAGTGTAGACAGAAGACTAACACAACTTTCCCGAATCGACGATGGTgtcaataacttattttttctaCTTTCCTACGATTCTGAGGCTTAtaag acAATGTTTCAAATGGAGGCTACACATCTATTCATCTGCTGGGAATGTAAAGCGCTCATGGGTAGGCTGTGCAGGTTTAGAAACCAAGCATGCATAGCCCAGAAACAGCTGTCAGACATCACTGACGGAAGacttgat GTAAAAAAGCACAATACACTATCAAAACTATCAAattatcatcaaaattcatacaACCAAATATATGAATTCGTATCAAATGATGACatacactacaattttattgacTGCGTACCAGAAATAGATGATATTAAGACTGAATTTGATACTAACGATGAAACACTAGATTTACCAATATTAGATAGTATAGAACATTTTACAgaaaacataaacataacaGACACAAGAATTGATGAAGAACATCAacctaaaatagaaataaaacctcttttgaaaaataataaaaaggtaaaaaaagaaactaGCAAGAAAGAgaggttaataaaaaaaagaaataaatcgcCCTCCAAAGAGGTTGATAGTTCGGAAGAGGATGTCAATTATTCAACTATAGAGATGTCGGAACAGGAAATGATAGAAAATAGAGAGAGTATGAAGATCCTAGACAGTTATGTTAATGGTACACACAAATGTGAATCTTGTATTGAGAGCTTTATAGATAGTAATGAATTGGAGAAACATAAGTTGGAGTTACATGTACAGGTaagtaat aaacCTAGATATATACAGTGTGATAAATGCCAAGTGTATATAAAGTACTGGTGGTTGACGGAGCACAGAAAAGatcattatacaaaatataagtgCAACTTCTGTGACCATGTCACGTCAAGTGTGCTCGATGTATTGAAACATTTGAAGGTTGAACATGGAACTAACAATGTTCGTTCTAGAGTATGGCAgaag GTAAAAAGAAGAGCAGTACAAACAAATCCGGCTCTGAAATCGCGAAGGACCAAGAAACCGGAAATCAAAACACCGTTTGGTTACTTATGTAGTGAATGTGATAAATACTTTGA AGTGCACGCGCCCGCGGCGCGGCAGCAGTGCGCGCAGTGCGGGCGGCTCGTGCGCGCCGACCGCGCGCGGCTGCACGCGCGCACGCACGCGCCGCGCCCGGCGCTGGCGTGCgcggcgtgcggcgcgcgctTCGTGTCGCGCGACTCCTACGAGAAGCACCTGCGCTACTCGCGCGCTCACGCCGTGCGCGACGTGCACAAGTTAGTGTCTCGTGTCAACAGAGCGCACGCCGCGCGCTTCGTGTCGCGCGACTCCTACGAGAAGCACCTGCGCTACTCGCGCGCTCACGCCGTGCGCGACGTGCACAAGTTAGTGTCTCGTGTCAACAGA AAGCACCTGCGCTACTCGCGCGCTCACGCCGTGCGCGACGTGCACAAGTTAGTGTCTCGTGTCAACAGAGCGCACGCCGCGCGCTTCGTGTCGCGCGACTCCTACGAGAAGCACCTGCGCTACTCGCGCGCTCAC AGCgcggcgtgcggcgcgcgctTCGTGTCGCGCGACTCCTACGAGAAGCACCTGCGCTACTCGCGCGCTCACGCCGTGCGCGACGTGCACAAGTTAGTGTCTCGTGTCAACAGAGCGCACGCCGCGCGCTTCGTGTCGCGCGACTCCTACGAGAAGCACCTGCGCTACTCGC AGCgcggcgtgcggcgcgcgctTCGTGTCGCGCGACTCCTACGAGAAGCACCTGCGCTACTCGCGCGCTCACGCCGTGCGCGACGTGCACAAGTTAGTGTCTCGTGTCAACAGAGCGCACGCCGCGCGCTTCGTGTCGCGCGACTCCTACGAGAAGCACCTGCGCTACTCGCGCGCTCACGCCGTGCGCGACGTGCACAAGTTAGTGTCTCGTGTCAACAGAGC TTCAGAACTTTAACTGAACTGAACGATCATATCAACTATAAGCACATGGAAAGAACGCAACACAAATGTCCCATATGTAATAAG GCATTAGCAACGCGACGCGGCGTCACTCGCCACGTCCGACGTGCGCATCAGGGCATCAAGGAGAAGATAGGGGACAAAATATTGTGTCAGACTTGCGGGAAGGCTTTTAGA GATAAAAAATGCCTCCAAGAACACGAACTTATTCATACCGGAGAAAAACCTCTCTCATGTGACCTGTGTGGGCGCACTTTCCGACAGAGCGCGTGCCTGTACACACACAAGCGCAGAGTTCACAAAATGGCGCCTAAACGACAGATTATACACACCGATGATATCagtgttattaatattaaaccgcaataa
- the LOC123666040 gene encoding zinc finger protein 878-like, protein MKTHLLTHGERPAIKCYECDKTFASQSSYHHHMNFTKTHAGNDAFKIKCPLCDRGFRTKADCRDHVNYRHRGKSNHKCDICNKDVTALREHESHHTGEKLLTCKLCGSSFRTSGALSRHKRVVHNVVNRLLLLKHTESDIEDVEQ, encoded by the exons ATGAAGACCCACCTGCTGACGCACGGCGAGAGGCCGGCCATCAAGTGCTACGAGTGCGACAAGACATTCGCGTCGCAATCCTCGTATCACCATCACATGAACTTTACCAAGACACACGCTGGGAACGACGCGTTTAA AATAAAATGTCCGTTGTGCGACCGCGGCTTCCGAACGAAGGCGGACTGTCGCGACCACGTCAACTATAGGCACCGCGGGAAGTCCAACCACAAGTgcgatatttgtaataaa gATGTAACAGCGTTAAGGGAGCACGAGTCCCACCATACCGGGGAGAAACTACTTACCTGTAAATTATGTGGCAGTAGCTTTAGGACCAGTGGGGCTCTTAGTAGACATAAGAGGGTAGTCCATAATGTTGTTAATAGATTACTACTGTTAAAACACACAGAATCGGACATTGAAGATgtggaacaataa